A stretch of the Bradyrhizobium sp. CCBAU 53351 genome encodes the following:
- a CDS encoding acetyl-CoA C-acetyltransferase, with product MSDDVVIVSAARTPVGSFNGAFATLPAHDLGAIAIKAALERGGIEPGRVSEVIMGQILTAAQGQNPARQASIGAGIPVESPAWGVNQLCGSGLRTVALGYQALLNGDSEIVVAGGQESMSMAPHAQYLRGGVKMGPVEFVDTMIKDGLWDAFNGYHMGNTAENVARQWQITRAQQDEFAVASQQKAEAAQKAGKFNDEIVPVTIKTRKGDVVVSADEYPRHGATLEAMAKLRPAFEKEGTVTAGSASGINDGAAAVVLMTAKQAAKEGKKPLARIVSWAQAGVDPKIMGSGPIPASRAALKKAGWNVGDLDLIEANEAFAAQACAVNKDLGWDTSKVNVNGGAIAIGHPVGASGARVLVTLLHEMQKRDSKKGLATLCIGGGMGIAMCIARD from the coding sequence ATGTCAGACGATGTCGTCATCGTCAGCGCCGCCCGCACCCCGGTCGGAAGCTTCAACGGCGCGTTCGCGACCCTTCCCGCCCACGATCTCGGCGCTATCGCCATCAAGGCCGCGCTGGAGCGCGGTGGCATCGAGCCCGGCCGGGTCTCCGAGGTCATCATGGGACAGATCCTGACCGCCGCCCAGGGCCAGAACCCGGCCCGTCAGGCCTCGATCGGCGCCGGCATCCCGGTGGAGAGCCCGGCCTGGGGCGTGAACCAGCTTTGCGGCTCGGGCCTGCGCACGGTCGCACTCGGCTACCAGGCGCTGCTCAACGGCGATTCCGAAATCGTGGTTGCTGGCGGCCAGGAGTCCATGAGCATGGCCCCGCACGCCCAATATCTGCGTGGCGGCGTCAAGATGGGACCCGTCGAGTTCGTCGACACCATGATCAAGGACGGTCTGTGGGATGCCTTCAACGGCTACCACATGGGCAACACCGCCGAGAACGTCGCGCGGCAGTGGCAGATCACCCGCGCCCAGCAGGACGAGTTTGCGGTCGCCTCGCAGCAGAAGGCCGAGGCGGCGCAGAAGGCCGGCAAGTTCAACGACGAGATCGTTCCCGTCACCATCAAGACCCGCAAGGGCGACGTCGTCGTCAGCGCCGATGAATATCCGCGTCATGGCGCAACGCTCGAGGCGATGGCCAAGCTCCGTCCCGCTTTCGAGAAGGAAGGCACTGTTACCGCGGGATCTGCATCCGGCATCAATGACGGCGCCGCCGCCGTGGTGCTGATGACCGCCAAGCAGGCGGCCAAGGAAGGCAAGAAGCCGCTCGCGCGTATCGTGTCCTGGGCGCAGGCCGGTGTCGATCCGAAGATCATGGGCTCGGGCCCGATCCCGGCGTCGCGCGCCGCGCTGAAGAAGGCCGGCTGGAATGTCGGCGATCTCGATCTGATCGAGGCCAACGAAGCCTTCGCGGCCCAGGCCTGTGCCGTCAACAAGGACCTCGGCTGGGACACCTCCAAGGTCAACGTCAATGGCGGCGCGATCGCGATCGGCCATCCGGTCGGCGCGTCCGGCGCGCGCGTGCTGGTGACGCTGCTGCACGAAATGCAGAAGCGCGATTCCAAGAAGGGTCTCGCCACGCTGTGCATCGGCGGCGGCATGGGCATCGCGATGTGCATCGCGCGCGACTGA
- the phbB gene encoding acetoacetyl-CoA reductase → MARVALVTGGTRGIGAAISKALKAAGYKVAASYAGNDAAAEKFKAETGIAVYKWDVSSFDACAEGVKKVEADLGPIEVLVNNAGITRDTAFHKMTLEQWNAVINTNLGSLFNMTRQVIEGMRARKFGRIISISSINGQKGQFGQVNYSAAKAGDIGFTKALALENAKGGITVNAICPGYINTEMVQAVPKDVLEKNVIPQIPANRLGEPEEIARAVVFLAADESGFITGSTLTVNGGQYMV, encoded by the coding sequence ATGGCACGTGTTGCATTGGTCACGGGTGGTACGCGGGGCATTGGTGCTGCGATCAGCAAGGCACTGAAGGCGGCTGGCTACAAGGTCGCGGCGAGCTACGCCGGCAACGACGCGGCGGCGGAGAAGTTCAAGGCCGAGACCGGCATCGCCGTCTACAAATGGGACGTCAGCAGCTTCGACGCCTGTGCCGAAGGCGTGAAGAAGGTCGAGGCCGATCTCGGGCCGATCGAGGTGCTCGTCAACAATGCCGGCATCACCCGCGACACCGCCTTCCACAAGATGACGCTCGAGCAGTGGAACGCCGTCATCAACACCAATCTCGGTTCGCTGTTCAACATGACGCGCCAGGTCATCGAGGGCATGCGTGCGCGCAAGTTCGGCCGCATCATCTCGATCTCGTCGATCAACGGACAGAAGGGGCAGTTCGGTCAGGTCAACTATTCCGCGGCGAAGGCCGGCGATATCGGTTTCACCAAGGCGCTCGCGCTGGAGAATGCCAAGGGTGGCATCACCGTGAACGCGATCTGCCCCGGCTACATCAACACCGAAATGGTGCAGGCGGTGCCGAAGGACGTTCTGGAGAAGAACGTGATCCCGCAGATCCCGGCCAACCGGCTCGGCGAACCCGAAGAGATCGCGCGCGCGGTCGTGTTCCTCGCGGCCGACGAGTCCGGTTTCATCACCGGCTCGACGCTCACCGTCAACGGCGGCCAATACATGGTGTGA
- a CDS encoding DMT family transporter produces the protein MTPRTATLIGLTAILMWSLLSVMTVATGTIPAFQLAAMTFAIGGLVGLLTWIGRGDAAKSLRQPLVVWVVGVGGLFGYHALYFLALRFAPPAEAGLLNYMWPLLIVLFSSFLPGERLALHHIVGAVLGLVGTVLLFAGNTSGFAPGAVPGLIAAFIAAFVWAAYSVLSRRLKAVPTDAVAGFCLATAALAALMHGLLETTVWPETILQWLSVLALGIGPVGAAFYAWDIGMKRGDIRVLGAASYATPLLSTGFLIAAGFAKASANIAIAAILIAGGGLIAAKDMVLRKR, from the coding sequence ATGACTCCCCGCACCGCCACGCTGATCGGATTGACCGCGATCCTGATGTGGTCGCTGCTCTCGGTGATGACGGTGGCGACCGGAACGATCCCGGCGTTTCAGCTCGCGGCCATGACCTTCGCGATCGGCGGCCTCGTCGGCCTGCTCACCTGGATCGGCCGCGGCGATGCCGCGAAAAGCCTGCGTCAGCCGCTCGTCGTCTGGGTCGTCGGCGTCGGCGGCCTGTTCGGCTATCACGCGCTGTATTTCCTCGCGCTCCGCTTCGCGCCGCCGGCCGAAGCCGGTCTTCTGAACTACATGTGGCCGCTCTTGATCGTGCTGTTCTCCTCGTTCCTGCCCGGCGAGCGGCTCGCTTTGCATCACATCGTCGGCGCCGTGCTCGGCCTCGTCGGCACCGTGCTGCTGTTCGCCGGCAACACCAGCGGATTTGCACCGGGGGCGGTGCCGGGACTGATCGCAGCCTTCATTGCCGCGTTCGTCTGGGCGGCCTATTCGGTGCTGTCGCGCCGGCTGAAAGCGGTGCCGACGGATGCCGTCGCGGGCTTCTGCCTTGCCACCGCAGCGCTGGCCGCGCTGATGCACGGTTTGCTTGAAACCACGGTGTGGCCGGAGACCATTTTGCAATGGCTTTCGGTTCTCGCCCTCGGCATCGGTCCCGTCGGGGCGGCCTTCTACGCCTGGGACATCGGCATGAAGCGTGGCGACATCCGCGTGCTCGGCGCCGCCTCCTACGCGACGCCGCTGCTCTCGACCGGCTTCCTCATCGCCGCCGGCTTTGCCAAGGCCAGCGCCAACATCGCCATCGCCGCGATTCTGATTGCCGGCGGCGGCCTGATCGCGGCGAAGGACATGGTGCTGAGGAAGAGGTGA
- a CDS encoding cupin domain-containing protein, translating into MPTAAEIIARLELRPHPEGGHYRETFRDQATDANGRSRSTLIYFLLARGERSHWHRVDAVETWHYYAGSPLMLRIAHDGCSRHEVRLGTDLAGGERPQAIVPEQAWQMAETTGEWTLVGCTVAPAFEFAGFELAPKGWEP; encoded by the coding sequence ATGCCGACCGCAGCCGAGATCATCGCTCGCCTTGAACTGCGGCCGCATCCCGAGGGCGGCCATTATCGCGAGACGTTTCGTGACCAGGCCACGGACGCCAACGGCCGGTCGCGCTCGACCCTGATCTACTTCCTGCTCGCACGCGGCGAACGCTCGCACTGGCATCGCGTCGATGCGGTCGAGACCTGGCATTATTATGCGGGCAGCCCCCTGATGCTGCGCATCGCCCATGACGGCTGCTCGCGGCACGAAGTGCGGCTCGGCACCGATCTCGCCGGCGGCGAGCGGCCGCAGGCGATCGTGCCGGAGCAGGCCTGGCAGATGGCTGAGACCACGGGCGAGTGGACCCTGGTCGGCTGCACCGTGGCGCCCGCCTTCGAGTTCGCAGGCTTCGAGCTCGCACCGAAGGGCTGGGAGCCGTAG
- the gloB gene encoding hydroxyacylglutathione hydrolase, whose protein sequence is MAAEIRTFTCLNDNFGYLIHDVETKATASIDAPEAGPIVQALEREGWQLTDILITHHHGDHVGGVAELKRKYNCRVVAPHDKTTAIANVDLRVANADVVKIGNLLARVLETPGHTLDHISYVFDTEKTVFAADTLFSIGCGRVFEGTYPMMWDSLLKLRALPDDFKLYCGHEYTASNVKFALTVDPDNAALQARAAEVTKLRAENRPTIPTLLGEEKRANVFLRADEPSVAARLHMKGADAAAVFGELRERKNKS, encoded by the coding sequence ATGGCCGCCGAAATTCGTACTTTCACCTGTTTAAACGACAATTTCGGTTATCTGATCCACGATGTGGAAACCAAGGCAACGGCGTCGATCGACGCGCCCGAGGCTGGCCCGATCGTCCAGGCGCTGGAGCGCGAGGGTTGGCAGCTCACCGACATCCTGATCACCCATCATCACGGCGATCATGTCGGCGGAGTCGCCGAACTCAAGCGGAAATACAATTGCCGCGTCGTCGCGCCGCACGACAAGACCACCGCCATCGCCAATGTCGACCTGCGCGTCGCCAATGCCGACGTGGTCAAGATCGGCAATCTGCTGGCGCGCGTTCTGGAGACGCCCGGCCACACGCTCGACCACATCTCCTACGTGTTCGACACCGAGAAGACGGTGTTCGCCGCCGACACGCTGTTCTCGATCGGCTGCGGACGCGTGTTCGAGGGCACCTACCCCATGATGTGGGATTCCCTCCTGAAGCTGCGCGCCCTGCCCGACGACTTCAAGCTCTATTGCGGCCACGAATACACGGCCTCCAACGTCAAGTTCGCGCTCACCGTCGATCCCGACAATGCGGCGCTGCAGGCGCGCGCGGCGGAGGTGACGAAGCTCCGCGCCGAGAACAGGCCGACCATTCCGACACTGCTTGGCGAGGAGAAGCGGGCCAATGTGTTCCTGCGCGCCGACGAACCGTCGGTCGCAGCCAGGCTGCACATGAAGGGCGCGGATGCCGCCGCAGTGTTCGGCGAGCTGCGCGAGCGCAAGAACAAATCCTGA
- a CDS encoding methyltransferase domain-containing protein, giving the protein MTIDVVDLREFYSRRLGIVARQMINRGIRERWPGAEGQRVLGLGYPTPYLGLFREDAERCIAFMPAAQGVLKWPTGRPALASLVDEFSLPLPDAAVDRILLIHALEMSDDPAALLREVWRVLSPSGRVIAVIPNRRGVWTRTDSTPFGHGRPYSRSQITDLLRQTWFTPTAWGEALFMPPYAGGWVLKSAQMWERAGAALSLPFAGVHIVEATKQVYRAIPAKRERARLIPSLAKPVLVPSSTVTRS; this is encoded by the coding sequence ATGACCATCGACGTCGTCGACCTCCGCGAGTTCTATTCCCGTCGCCTCGGCATTGTGGCGCGTCAAATGATCAATCGCGGCATCAGGGAGCGCTGGCCGGGCGCGGAGGGCCAGCGCGTGCTCGGCCTCGGCTATCCCACGCCCTATCTGGGGTTGTTCCGCGAAGACGCCGAGCGCTGCATCGCCTTCATGCCGGCGGCCCAGGGCGTCCTGAAATGGCCGACGGGGCGGCCGGCGCTGGCCTCGCTGGTCGACGAATTCTCGCTGCCGCTGCCCGACGCCGCGGTCGACCGCATCCTGCTGATCCATGCGCTGGAAATGTCGGACGATCCGGCCGCGCTGCTGCGCGAGGTGTGGCGCGTGCTGTCGCCCTCGGGCCGCGTGATCGCGGTGATCCCGAACCGGCGTGGGGTGTGGACCCGCACCGACAGCACGCCGTTCGGTCACGGCCGGCCCTATTCGCGCTCGCAGATCACCGACCTGTTGCGCCAGACCTGGTTCACGCCGACCGCCTGGGGCGAGGCGTTGTTCATGCCGCCCTATGCCGGTGGCTGGGTGCTGAAATCCGCACAGATGTGGGAGCGCGCCGGTGCGGCGCTGTCGCTGCCCTTTGCCGGCGTGCACATCGTCGAGGCCACCAAGCAGGTCTATCGTGCGATCCCCGCCAAACGCGAGCGGGCGCGGCTGATTCCCTCGCTCGCCAAGCCCGTGCTGGTGCCGTCCTCGACGGTGACGCGCAGCTGA
- a CDS encoding DUF4167 domain-containing protein — MRNGQNKQRMRNRNNNNNNNNRRSQNPMTRVYESNGPDIKIRGTASHIAEKYLQLARDARSSGDPVAAENYYQHAEHYFRLIAAAQEQFRQNQQPRGDEPVSSHSDDGEDDGENFSNFGQEPGFVPQPQQQPFARDRDGQRDHHQRDHQQRDQQQPYQRDQQPREHRERDHRPQPQYQPQPLPANQPQPVIADAGSVDRLPSFITGPQPQVNVGANGGQPGFEGGGGGERFPRRRRRPHGPRPEREAAPAASSDEVAPGE, encoded by the coding sequence ATGAGAAACGGTCAGAACAAGCAGCGGATGCGCAACCGCAACAACAATAACAACAACAACAACCGGCGCAGCCAGAACCCGATGACCCGGGTCTACGAGTCCAACGGACCCGACATCAAGATCCGCGGCACCGCTTCGCACATCGCCGAAAAGTATCTCCAGCTTGCGCGCGACGCGCGCTCGTCCGGCGATCCCGTTGCGGCGGAGAACTACTACCAGCATGCCGAGCATTATTTCCGCCTGATCGCGGCGGCCCAGGAGCAGTTCCGCCAGAACCAGCAGCCGCGCGGTGACGAGCCCGTCAGCAGCCACAGCGACGACGGCGAGGACGACGGCGAGAATTTCTCGAATTTCGGCCAGGAGCCGGGCTTCGTCCCGCAGCCGCAGCAGCAGCCTTTCGCGCGCGACCGCGACGGCCAGCGCGATCATCACCAGCGTGATCATCAGCAACGCGACCAGCAGCAGCCTTATCAGCGCGACCAGCAGCCGCGCGAGCACCGCGAACGCGATCATCGCCCGCAGCCGCAATATCAGCCGCAGCCGCTGCCCGCGAACCAGCCGCAGCCCGTCATCGCCGATGCCGGCAGCGTCGATCGCCTGCCGTCCTTCATCACCGGTCCGCAGCCGCAAGTGAATGTCGGCGCCAATGGCGGCCAACCCGGCTTCGAAGGTGGCGGCGGTGGCGAACGCTTTCCGCGCCGGCGGCGCCGGCCGCATGGCCCGCGCCCCGAGCGCGAGGCAGCACCTGCCGCCTCGAGCGACGAAGTCGCGCCCGGCGAATAA
- the prmC gene encoding peptide chain release factor N(5)-glutamine methyltransferase gives MVPLTTSFDPGHSIESARRALAARLRSAGIEESALDARLLVGAALELDLTGMVTQAARTLTPEETARLERYAQRRLAHEPVARILGAREFWGMPFRLSEATLVPRPDTETVVELALEIFRGLTISGRRPRIADIGVGSGAILLALLHEIPDAFGIGTDVSLAALDTARDNAAALGLGDRAAFVACSYASALRGPFDLIVSNPPYIPSAEIPTLSVEVREHDPHLALDGGNDGYDAYRALIPQAAERLAPGGALIVEAGQGQARNIETLMAAAGLTLDRPAKADLAGIPRAVSARKMPP, from the coding sequence ATGGTTCCATTGACGACAAGCTTCGATCCCGGACACAGCATCGAGAGTGCGCGCCGCGCCCTCGCCGCGCGATTGCGATCGGCCGGCATCGAGGAGTCCGCCCTCGATGCTCGCCTGCTCGTCGGCGCGGCCCTGGAGCTCGATCTGACCGGAATGGTGACGCAGGCGGCGCGAACGCTCACGCCTGAAGAAACCGCACGCCTCGAACGATATGCGCAACGCCGGCTGGCGCACGAGCCGGTCGCTCGCATTCTCGGCGCGCGGGAATTCTGGGGCATGCCGTTCCGGCTGTCCGAGGCGACGCTGGTGCCGCGGCCGGACACCGAGACCGTTGTCGAACTGGCGCTCGAGATTTTTCGCGGGCTGACGATATCGGGACGGCGCCCGCGCATCGCCGATATCGGCGTCGGATCGGGCGCGATCCTGCTGGCGCTGTTGCACGAAATTCCCGATGCGTTTGGCATCGGCACCGATGTCAGCCTGGCGGCGCTCGACACGGCGCGCGACAATGCCGCCGCTCTCGGCCTCGGCGACCGGGCGGCCTTCGTCGCTTGCTCCTATGCGTCGGCGCTGCGCGGCCCGTTCGACCTCATCGTGTCGAATCCGCCCTATATCCCCTCGGCCGAAATTCCGACATTGAGCGTCGAGGTGCGCGAGCACGATCCGCATCTGGCGCTCGATGGCGGCAACGACGGATATGATGCTTACCGCGCCCTTATCCCGCAGGCGGCCGAGCGCCTCGCGCCCGGCGGCGCCCTGATCGTCGAGGCCGGACAGGGCCAGGCGAGAAACATTGAAACCCTGATGGCAGCGGCGGGGTTAACGTTGGACAGGCCGGCCAAGGCCGACCTGGCGGGCATTCCGCGGGCCGTTTCGGCCCGAAAAATGCCCCCATAA
- a CDS encoding HIT family protein, with protein MTAYDDQNVFAKILRGEIPCFEVFRDDRSFAFLDIMPRSPGHTLVIPRAPARGILDIADDDLAAVTRTAKRIAIAAMRAFDAEGIILQQFSEPASGQVVLHLHMHVMPVRSGIELLPAQTRKEDMAVLADHAKRMVAALGG; from the coding sequence ATGACGGCCTATGACGATCAGAACGTCTTCGCAAAGATCCTGCGCGGCGAGATTCCCTGCTTCGAGGTGTTCAGGGACGATCGCAGCTTCGCCTTCCTCGATATCATGCCGCGCTCGCCCGGGCACACGCTGGTGATTCCGCGCGCGCCGGCGCGCGGCATCCTCGACATCGCCGATGACGATCTCGCCGCGGTGACGAGAACCGCCAAGCGGATCGCGATTGCGGCGATGAGGGCGTTCGACGCCGAGGGCATCATCCTGCAGCAATTCAGCGAGCCGGCCAGCGGGCAGGTGGTTCTTCACCTGCACATGCACGTCATGCCGGTCAGGTCCGGGATCGAGCTGTTGCCGGCGCAGACGCGGAAAGAGGACATGGCCGTGCTCGCCGATCACGCCAAGCGGATGGTCGCGGCGCTCGGCGGTTAA
- a CDS encoding ABC transporter ATP-binding protein — MSLIEVNGLNSYYGDSHILFDVAMHVERHEVVALLGRNGAGKSTTLKSLMGVVTPRSGSVKFDGIDIAGRRSHKIAQAGMQLVHEERRIFGSLSVEENILLAGITAPKRWPLGRIYEMFPRLKERRNNRGTELSGGEQQMLAIARALVRDPKIVLLDEPFEGLAPVIVHDLVKACRDLAAAGQTIVLVEQNLAATLALASRIYIINNGHIVHEGPAQELKAQPELLQRYLGV; from the coding sequence ATGAGCCTGATCGAGGTCAACGGCCTGAACAGCTATTACGGGGATTCCCACATCCTGTTCGACGTCGCCATGCATGTCGAGCGTCACGAGGTGGTGGCATTGCTCGGCCGCAACGGCGCCGGCAAGAGCACCACGCTGAAGAGCCTGATGGGCGTGGTGACGCCGCGCAGCGGCAGCGTGAAATTCGACGGCATCGACATCGCCGGACGCCGAAGCCACAAGATCGCGCAGGCCGGCATGCAGCTCGTGCACGAGGAACGCCGGATCTTCGGCAGCCTGTCGGTGGAGGAGAACATCCTTCTCGCCGGGATCACCGCGCCGAAACGCTGGCCGCTCGGGCGCATCTACGAGATGTTTCCCCGGCTGAAGGAGCGGCGCAACAATCGCGGCACCGAGCTCTCCGGCGGCGAGCAGCAGATGCTCGCGATCGCGCGGGCGCTGGTGCGCGATCCCAAGATCGTGCTGCTGGACGAGCCGTTCGAGGGCCTCGCGCCCGTCATCGTCCACGATCTCGTCAAGGCGTGCCGCGATCTGGCGGCCGCCGGCCAGACCATCGTGCTGGTCGAGCAGAATCTGGCGGCCACGCTGGCCCTGGCGAGCCGGATCTACATCATCAACAACGGCCATATCGTGCATGAGGGACCGGCGCAGGAGCTGAAGGCCCAGCCGGAACTGCTGCAGCGCTATCTCGGCGTTTGA
- a CDS encoding ATP-binding cassette domain-containing protein, with protein sequence MLKQRPFLIETLTAIGLIAAPFVLPHLGFAPNTVNRILVWGLFGLGFDILFGFTGLLSFGQSAFYGTGGFVAAYLLTRAGFGNVLGALIIGMIAAAATGYLIGLIALRRTGIYFAMITVAIAEVFFFVEFNPLSDFTGGENGLPGVPTPSFDLGLTTIHFTNGWSLYQFIALCYFIGVIIALRIVRSPVGAIFSAIRDNPLRATAVGHNIHGYKLTAFVIAAAYAGFAGGLLGVLQAFMPPDAFTFDTSGQLVMQTAIGGRGTLFGPLVGATVWLFLQDFLQSALGLGAAWKLVLGVVFVLLVCFLRGGIIGGLADLYRLVSGKRQRTEAETEQEAADAEATPQAAPAPMQAKEVEHPAYSGPILKATGLTKRYGGLVANSDIDFSVNQGELRGIIGPNGAGKSTFFKMLTCEIAPTSGRIVFEGRDITGLKVTEVCQLGLTKSYQVNQLFTGLTVRQNLTIAALAELRGKFRLDLFRKLSSVKGLTEQVEHTLALVNLTRRADTPVSELAYGEKRRLEIGLALATSPRLLLLDEPLAGMSPRERVETVRLLKSIARGRTMIIIDHDMDSLFELVERVTVLQEGRVLVSGTPEEIKSNAAVQEAYLGGVHGEIAA encoded by the coding sequence ATGCTCAAGCAACGCCCGTTCCTGATCGAGACCCTGACCGCGATCGGATTGATCGCAGCTCCCTTCGTGCTGCCTCATCTCGGCTTCGCGCCCAACACCGTGAACCGGATCCTGGTCTGGGGCCTGTTCGGCCTCGGCTTCGACATCCTGTTCGGCTTCACCGGCCTGTTGTCGTTCGGCCAGTCCGCCTTCTACGGCACCGGCGGCTTCGTCGCGGCCTACCTTCTGACCCGTGCCGGCTTCGGCAACGTGCTCGGCGCGCTGATCATCGGCATGATCGCGGCGGCCGCGACCGGCTATCTGATCGGCCTGATCGCCCTGCGCCGCACCGGCATCTATTTCGCCATGATCACCGTGGCGATCGCGGAGGTGTTCTTCTTCGTCGAGTTCAATCCGCTCTCCGACTTCACCGGCGGCGAGAACGGCCTGCCCGGCGTGCCGACGCCGAGCTTCGATCTCGGCCTCACCACCATTCACTTCACCAATGGCTGGTCGCTCTATCAGTTTATCGCGCTGTGCTACTTCATCGGCGTCATCATCGCGCTCAGGATCGTGCGCTCGCCGGTCGGCGCCATTTTCAGCGCGATCCGGGACAATCCGCTGCGCGCCACCGCCGTCGGCCACAACATCCACGGCTACAAGCTGACGGCTTTCGTGATCGCAGCGGCCTATGCGGGCTTCGCCGGCGGCCTGCTCGGCGTGCTCCAGGCCTTCATGCCGCCCGACGCCTTCACCTTCGACACCTCGGGCCAGCTGGTGATGCAGACCGCCATCGGCGGCCGCGGCACGCTGTTCGGACCTCTGGTCGGCGCAACCGTCTGGCTGTTCCTGCAGGATTTCCTGCAGTCAGCGCTGGGCTTGGGTGCGGCCTGGAAACTGGTGCTCGGCGTCGTGTTCGTGCTGCTGGTCTGCTTCCTGCGCGGCGGCATCATTGGCGGACTTGCCGATCTCTACCGCCTCGTCTCCGGCAAGCGTCAGCGAACGGAAGCCGAGACTGAACAGGAAGCTGCGGACGCCGAGGCGACACCGCAAGCCGCGCCGGCGCCGATGCAGGCCAAGGAGGTCGAGCACCCCGCTTATTCCGGGCCGATCCTGAAGGCCACCGGTCTCACCAAGCGCTATGGCGGCCTCGTCGCCAACAGCGACATCGATTTCAGCGTCAATCAGGGCGAGCTGCGCGGCATCATCGGCCCCAACGGTGCCGGCAAGTCGACCTTCTTCAAGATGCTGACCTGCGAGATCGCGCCGACGTCGGGCCGGATCGTGTTCGAGGGGCGCGACATCACGGGATTGAAGGTCACCGAGGTTTGCCAGCTCGGGCTCACCAAGAGTTACCAGGTCAACCAGCTCTTCACCGGCCTCACCGTGCGCCAGAACCTGACGATCGCCGCGCTCGCAGAGCTGCGCGGAAAATTCCGGCTTGATTTGTTCCGCAAGCTCTCGAGCGTCAAGGGCCTGACCGAGCAGGTCGAGCACACGCTGGCACTGGTCAATCTCACCCGCCGCGCCGACACGCCCGTCTCCGAGCTCGCCTATGGCGAGAAACGCCGGCTGGAGATCGGGCTTGCGCTCGCGACCTCGCCGCGCCTGCTGCTGCTCGACGAGCCGCTCGCCGGCATGAGCCCGCGCGAACGGGTCGAGACGGTGAGGCTTCTGAAGTCGATCGCGCGCGGCCGCACCATGATCATCATCGACCACGACATGGATTCCCTGTTCGAGCTGGTCGAGCGCGTCACCGTGCTGCAGGAAGGCCGCGTGCTGGTCTCGGGCACACCGGAAGAAATCAAGTCCAACGCCGCGGTGCAGGAAGCCTATCTCGGCGGCGTTCACGGAGAGATCGCCGCATGA
- a CDS encoding branched-chain amino acid ABC transporter permease, giving the protein MISWPNLVSQLFNGLALGALLALISSGLTIIYGTLGVLNLAHGAMFMIGGYAGFVAYQYTESFILAVIAGSLFVMLLGVLMERVIIRHFYHRPHEDQLLVTFGLGICFVELVRLAFSSQSQLVPPPALFQGITNLGFMFYPTYRLAVVGIVAVALGALFIVLYRTRLGMIVRAGIEDSVMVDSLGINVYRVFMVVFGIGAMAAGFAGIVNAPVVSLTPGIGDDILVQTFVVVVIGGVGSFPGAILGGLIAGEIISVTSMFNPGYAYVMLFAAMTLVLVVRPHGLLGVQGRE; this is encoded by the coding sequence ATGATCAGTTGGCCCAACCTCGTCTCGCAGCTTTTCAACGGGCTGGCGCTCGGCGCCTTGCTCGCATTGATCAGCTCCGGCCTGACCATCATCTACGGCACGCTCGGCGTGCTCAATCTCGCGCACGGCGCGATGTTCATGATCGGCGGCTATGCCGGCTTCGTCGCCTACCAGTACACGGAATCGTTCATCCTTGCCGTCATCGCGGGCTCGCTGTTCGTGATGCTGCTGGGCGTGCTCATGGAGCGCGTCATCATCCGCCACTTCTATCATCGCCCGCACGAGGATCAGTTGCTGGTGACCTTCGGGCTCGGCATCTGCTTCGTCGAGCTCGTGCGCCTGGCCTTCTCGAGCCAGTCGCAGCTGGTGCCGCCCCCGGCGCTGTTCCAGGGCATCACCAATCTCGGCTTCATGTTCTATCCGACCTACCGCCTCGCCGTGGTCGGCATCGTCGCGGTCGCGCTCGGCGCGCTGTTCATCGTGCTCTACCGGACCCGGCTCGGCATGATCGTGCGGGCCGGCATCGAGGATTCGGTGATGGTCGATTCGCTCGGCATCAACGTCTACCGCGTCTTCATGGTGGTGTTCGGCATCGGCGCGATGGCCGCCGGCTTTGCCGGCATCGTCAACGCGCCGGTGGTGTCGCTGACACCGGGCATCGGCGACGACATCCTGGTCCAGACCTTCGTGGTGGTGGTGATCGGCGGCGTCGGCTCGTTCCCCGGCGCGATCCTCGGCGGCCTGATCGCCGGCGAGATCATCAGCGTCACCTCCATGTTCAACCCCGGCTATGCCTATGTGATGCTGTTTGCGGCGATGACGCTCGTGCTCGTGGTGCGACCGCATGGCCTGCTCGGCGTCCAGGGCCGCGAGTAA